In Nymphaea colorata isolate Beijing-Zhang1983 chromosome 5, ASM883128v2, whole genome shotgun sequence, one genomic interval encodes:
- the LOC116254513 gene encoding uncharacterized protein At1g24485-like has product MATYLVLLACLCVGIQIFSGFADKLFLSIDCGGTANHTDRWGIDWVVDDGYIKTGEAAQVQNHGVYDSEINSLRYFSSQKKSCYVIPGVATGRKHMVRASFFYGNYDRKSSSPSFGLQFDGNHWVDVVTSSSQSYYREVIYAPKRNKISICVARTSPDQIPFISTLEIRELETGMYQTNGEEDVLLWTNRTAFGAKNFVRSFDFMVDGIKRNDDPIIPPYGTYVTDYNHGRDLTAGSKVSLVNTRDASLPPILNAMELFQLKTGLADGTSENDAPRSDLMIEIRSKTQYRSRIGRFQCRERAEIHGLGIRPPIRSLSQISNLHTMLCYGGRSRAMLVD; this is encoded by the exons ATGGCAACATACCTGGTCCTTCTTGCCTGCTTATGCGTTGGGATCCAAATTTTCTCCGGATTTGCTGATAAAC TGTTCTTGAGTATTGACTGTGGAGGAACTGCCAACCACACCGACCGGTGGGGTATCGATTGGGTCGTCGACGACGGTTATATCAAGACAGGGGAAGCTGCCCAAGTCCAGAATCATGGTGTATACGACTCAGAGATCAACAGCCTCCGTTACTTTTCCTCCCAAAAGAAGAGTTGCTACGTCATCCCAGGCGTGGCGACGGGAAGGAAACAcatggttcgagcatccttctTCTACGGCAACTACGACAGGAAGTCATCGTCCCCATCCTTCGGTCTTCAATTCGATGGCAACCATTGGGTGGACGTCGTCACTTCATCCAGCCAGTCCTACTATCGTGAAGTAATATATGCCCCCAAGAGAAACAAGATCAGCATCTGTGTTGCTAGGACGTCGCCTGACCAGATACCCTTCATCTCTACTCTCGAAATTAGGGAACTGGAGACGGGCATGTACCAAACGAACGGCGAAGAAGACGTTCTCCTGTGGACGAACCGGACGGCCTTCGGAGCGAAGAACTTTGTGAG GTCATTCGACTTCATGGTTGATGGCATCAAGCGGAACGACGATCCAATAATCCCTCCTTATGGGACATATGTGACCGACTATAATCATGGTCGTGATCTGACTGCTGGATCGAAGGTTTCCTTGGTCAACACACGAGATGCATCCCTTCCTCCCATCCTCAACGCCATGGAGCTTTTTCAACTCAAGACAGGGCTCGCTGATGGAACTAGTGAAAATGATG CTCCGAGGTCGGATTTGATGATAGAGATCAGAAGTAAAACACAGTACAGATCTCGCATCGGTAGATTTCAATGCCGCGAGAGGGCTGAAATCCACGGATTAGGGATCAGGCCCCCCATCCGATCTCTATCGCAGATCTCAAATCTGCACACGATGCTATGCTATGGCGGGAGATCTCGCGCCATGCTCGTCGACTGA